One window of the Archangium primigenium genome contains the following:
- a CDS encoding sterol desaturase family protein has protein sequence MSLIVLSIPLFFVLMGAEWVAGRLRGRRVFRGPDVFANLSLGAAQTVFGAVAGGLLAGTYVALYSVRLFEIPATSAWAWVALFLGTDFCYYWFHRVSHRTHLGWMGHAPHHQSEDFNLSVALRQGPVQPLFSRAFYLPLALVGFPPAMFATAVALNTLYQFWVHTELIDRLGPLEWVFVTPSHHRVHHACNGRYLDKNHGAMLIVWDRLFGTFEPEREPVTYGTVAPVRTFNPLRAAWRPFREAWSLMRRTPRLWDKLRFWFMPPEWMPPGVTDPHVPVEPGRARYEVSPSRRVVFYLAVVGVLTLGVTVLFLFKGGALSGPWKLAFAAWFLASLGGLGGVLEGRPWARWVEAVRLMLLPLAVAAI, from the coding sequence ATGAGCCTCATCGTCCTGTCCATCCCCCTCTTCTTCGTGCTGATGGGCGCCGAGTGGGTGGCCGGACGCCTGCGGGGCCGCCGGGTGTTCCGGGGTCCGGACGTCTTCGCCAACCTGTCGCTCGGCGCAGCCCAGACGGTGTTCGGCGCCGTGGCCGGGGGCCTGCTCGCGGGCACGTACGTGGCGCTCTATTCGGTCCGTCTGTTCGAGATTCCCGCCACGTCCGCATGGGCCTGGGTGGCGCTCTTCCTGGGCACGGACTTCTGCTACTACTGGTTCCACCGCGTCTCGCACCGCACCCACCTGGGGTGGATGGGCCACGCGCCCCACCATCAGAGCGAGGACTTCAACCTGTCCGTGGCGCTACGGCAGGGCCCGGTGCAGCCGCTCTTCTCGCGCGCCTTCTACCTGCCCTTGGCGCTCGTGGGCTTTCCCCCGGCCATGTTCGCCACCGCCGTGGCGCTCAACACGCTCTACCAGTTCTGGGTGCACACCGAGCTCATCGACCGGCTGGGGCCCCTGGAGTGGGTGTTCGTCACGCCGTCCCACCACCGCGTGCACCACGCCTGCAACGGCCGCTACCTGGACAAGAACCACGGCGCGATGCTGATCGTCTGGGACCGGCTCTTCGGCACCTTCGAGCCCGAGCGCGAGCCCGTCACCTACGGCACCGTGGCGCCCGTGCGCACCTTCAATCCCCTGCGCGCCGCGTGGCGGCCCTTCCGGGAGGCGTGGAGCCTCATGCGCCGGACGCCGCGCCTCTGGGACAAGCTGCGCTTCTGGTTCATGCCCCCCGAGTGGATGCCGCCCGGCGTGACGGACCCCCACGTCCCGGTGGAGCCCGGCCGGGCCCGGTACGAGGTGAGCCCTTCCCGCCGGGTGGTGTTCTACCTGGCGGTCGTGGGTGTACTGACGCTCGGGGTGACGGTGCTCTTCCTCTTCAAGGGCGGAGCCCTGTCCGGCCCGTGGAAGCTCGCGTTCGCGGCGTGGTTCCTCGCGTCGCTCGGGGGCCTGGGCGGCGTGCTGGAAGGCCGCCCGTGGGCACGGTGGGTGGAGGCCGTGCGGCTGATGCTGTTGCCACTCGCAGTAGCGGCAATTTGA
- a CDS encoding TonB-dependent receptor, whose translation MTTHRSTRGWAPLLVLLTLALLPASALAAGENYGRVSGYVYDPTGSALAEVPLTISGPALQQPISRTSGEDGRYEFDLLPPGEGYQIEVTVEGFTPLKLKNIAVRLGQTTPVDVKLDVFTETQAQATYEITERTNPIINPDSAQTGAVVTADKAAQTPIFTQPQGIAQLVAGVGPGTAPSSRGGISRWGKFYVDGMDTTDVSDGSITSTMNFYAVENFEIITGGLDAQYNALGVVQNIVTKTGSNRFTYDAALVLQPSWAGAKTQFSSNQPASTGGLLQNSSGPQPITTFYSPVLALGGPIVKDRLWFYLSGQMNFSLRETPLTINGVQENRPRDTRTNLARLKLTWQPTSRDRLSLAVNVDRNTISNNYSNANTSPEAESRIARGGYFLIANYDRNINDSTLFQLQTGFTYKDVYQGPQNDDLNAVAHVDSSTSFVRDSSTALSSSTLPGNYSTENRYRFQFDPTLLFKRGAHQMKAGIQVGYLAGDQSLGTTGNLRYLDRNGYCDPSSPSYPAGCDTRVSFYGANGVLGPNNTDASVAQLGAFVQDRWTVNRQLTVVAGLRADVGRLYGNNSTFITNLVGIGPRVSATYDVTNDRKTLLKAHYGRSNEMGDVFVAQRANPDLLQYSATFNTTTNTFNDCTPETPAGTPGCTVAGGANGRFFDKTHTPPSVDEVSLGLHREVSEGAVVGVDLTYRRYNNMWVDEEVNQIWDPSGTRVIGYVDPAKVNSTVYRIHNPSDAWRDYKGGDLWAQGKLGRWDLLASYTLAFNNGTVGSYFDGYGSNPRLKYLFNGPTPDDIRHTLKGAVGYSTPFGLDFNLRARYLTGTPLWQYQQLNSTATGAPGSTNFYRSPRGTGYAVTRGTANFNDPTTVSELRNPSQLVIDAQVRYDVGRLVQLGSNKMELMLLITNVLNNTDATAYYDQYSTGTNNNYGLVRSRSNGPVAGQLTLRFRN comes from the coding sequence ATGACGACTCACCGTTCGACGCGCGGCTGGGCGCCGCTGCTCGTGCTCCTCACGCTCGCGCTGCTGCCGGCGTCCGCGCTGGCCGCGGGCGAGAACTACGGCCGCGTTTCCGGCTACGTGTACGACCCCACCGGCAGCGCGCTGGCCGAGGTTCCCCTCACCATCAGCGGCCCCGCGCTCCAGCAGCCCATCTCCCGCACGAGCGGCGAGGACGGCCGCTACGAGTTCGACCTCTTGCCCCCGGGCGAGGGCTACCAGATCGAAGTGACGGTCGAGGGCTTCACCCCCCTCAAGCTCAAGAACATCGCCGTGCGCCTGGGCCAGACGACGCCCGTGGACGTGAAGCTGGACGTCTTCACGGAGACGCAGGCGCAGGCCACGTATGAAATCACCGAGCGCACCAACCCCATCATCAACCCGGACTCGGCCCAGACGGGCGCGGTGGTGACGGCGGACAAGGCGGCCCAGACGCCCATCTTCACCCAGCCCCAGGGCATCGCCCAGCTCGTGGCGGGCGTGGGCCCGGGCACCGCGCCGAGCAGCCGCGGCGGCATCTCGCGCTGGGGCAAGTTCTACGTGGACGGCATGGACACCACGGACGTGTCCGACGGCTCCATCACCTCCACCATGAACTTCTACGCGGTGGAGAACTTCGAGATCATCACCGGCGGCCTGGACGCGCAGTACAACGCGCTGGGCGTGGTGCAGAACATCGTCACCAAGACGGGCTCCAACCGCTTCACCTACGACGCCGCGCTCGTGCTCCAGCCCTCCTGGGCCGGCGCCAAGACGCAGTTCTCCTCCAACCAGCCGGCGAGCACCGGCGGCCTGCTGCAGAACAGCAGCGGCCCCCAGCCCATCACCACCTTCTACTCGCCCGTGCTCGCCCTGGGCGGCCCCATCGTGAAGGACCGGCTGTGGTTCTACCTGAGCGGTCAGATGAACTTCAGCCTGCGCGAGACCCCGCTCACCATCAACGGCGTGCAGGAGAACCGGCCTCGCGACACCCGGACGAACCTCGCCCGGCTCAAGCTCACCTGGCAGCCCACGAGCCGCGACCGCCTGTCGCTCGCCGTCAACGTGGATCGCAACACCATCAGCAATAACTACTCCAACGCGAACACCTCGCCCGAGGCCGAGTCGCGCATCGCGCGGGGGGGCTACTTCCTCATCGCCAACTACGACCGCAACATCAACGACAGCACGCTCTTCCAGTTGCAGACGGGCTTCACCTACAAGGACGTCTACCAGGGCCCGCAGAACGACGATCTGAACGCCGTGGCCCACGTCGACTCGAGCACCAGCTTCGTGCGCGACTCGTCCACCGCCCTGTCCAGCAGCACCCTGCCGGGCAACTACTCCACGGAGAACCGCTACCGCTTCCAGTTCGACCCCACACTGCTCTTCAAGCGCGGCGCGCACCAGATGAAGGCGGGCATCCAGGTGGGCTACCTCGCGGGCGACCAGTCGCTGGGCACCACCGGCAACCTGCGCTACCTCGACAGGAACGGCTACTGCGATCCCAGCTCGCCCAGCTACCCCGCGGGCTGTGACACGCGCGTGTCGTTCTACGGCGCCAACGGCGTGCTCGGCCCCAACAACACCGACGCCTCGGTGGCCCAACTGGGCGCGTTCGTGCAGGACCGCTGGACCGTCAACCGCCAGCTCACCGTGGTGGCGGGTCTGCGCGCCGACGTGGGTCGGCTCTACGGCAACAACTCCACCTTCATCACCAACCTGGTGGGCATCGGGCCGCGCGTCTCCGCGACGTACGACGTCACCAACGACCGCAAGACGCTGCTCAAGGCCCACTACGGCCGCTCCAACGAAATGGGCGATGTCTTCGTCGCCCAGCGCGCCAACCCGGACCTGCTCCAGTACAGCGCCACCTTCAACACGACGACCAACACCTTCAATGACTGCACGCCCGAGACTCCGGCGGGCACCCCGGGCTGCACCGTCGCGGGCGGCGCCAACGGCCGCTTCTTCGACAAGACGCACACGCCGCCGAGCGTGGACGAGGTGAGCCTGGGCCTGCACCGCGAGGTGTCCGAGGGCGCCGTGGTGGGCGTGGACCTGACCTACCGCCGCTACAACAACATGTGGGTGGACGAGGAGGTCAACCAGATCTGGGACCCGAGCGGCACGCGCGTCATTGGCTACGTGGACCCGGCCAAGGTCAACAGCACGGTCTACCGCATCCACAACCCGTCCGACGCCTGGCGCGACTACAAGGGTGGAGACCTGTGGGCGCAGGGCAAGCTGGGCCGGTGGGACCTGCTCGCCAGCTACACCCTGGCGTTCAACAACGGCACCGTGGGCAGCTACTTCGACGGCTACGGCAGCAACCCCCGCCTGAAGTACCTGTTCAACGGCCCCACGCCCGACGACATCCGCCACACCCTCAAGGGCGCCGTGGGCTACAGCACGCCCTTCGGCCTCGACTTCAACCTGCGCGCGCGCTACCTGACCGGCACGCCGCTCTGGCAGTACCAGCAGCTGAACAGCACCGCCACGGGCGCCCCCGGCAGCACCAACTTCTACCGCTCGCCGCGCGGCACGGGCTACGCGGTGACCCGGGGCACGGCGAACTTCAATGATCCGACCACCGTGTCCGAGCTGCGCAACCCCTCCCAGCTCGTCATCGACGCCCAGGTGCGCTACGACGTGGGCCGGCTGGTGCAACTGGGCAGCAACAAGATGGAGCTGATGCTGCTCATCACCAACGTGCTCAACAACACGGACGCCACCGCCTACTACGACCAGTACAGCACGGGCACCAACAACAACTACGGCCTGGTGCGCTCGCGCTCCAACGGCCCCGTCGCGGGTCAGCTCACCCTGCGCTTCCGCAACTGA